The Azotosporobacter soli DNA segment AGACAAACCAGGGAATCATGCCAGGCAGGATGCTGGCGCTGTAGATATAGATGAACAGTTTGGAATCCGGTGCGATAAAGTTGAAGAATACGCCAAGCAGCAGACAGCCGATTGTGGTCATGATGCTGTTCGACGGTACGCCGCTTTCGGATACTTTGCCGAAGAATTTCGGCGCCTGGCCGTTTTGCGCCAGCGTGTAGAGCATGCGGCCCGCGCTGTAGATGCCGCTGTTACAGCCGGACATGGCCGCGGTTAAAACAACGAAGTTGATGATGCCGGCAGCGGCTACGATGCCGACTTTGGCAAAGGTCATAACGAACGGGCTGCCGATGGTGCCGATTTGATTCCAGGGATAGATGGACAGGATAACGAAGATCGCGCCGATGTAGAAAATCAGGATACGCCAGATGATGTTTTTCGTTGCTTTGCGCAGCGTGTTTTTCGGATCTTCGGCTTCGCCGGCCGTGATGCCGACGAGTTCAACGCCTTGGTACGCCGCGGTAACTAAACAGAGTGCGAAGAGGAAGCCTTCGAGACCGCCCGGGAAGAAACCGCCGTGATTAAAGAGGTTGCCGATGCCCATCGGCACGCCGCCGTTGCCGATACCGAAAGCGATGATGCCAACGCCGATGACCAGCATTGTGATGATGGCCGCTACTTTAATGAGTGCAAACCAGAATTCGAATTCGCCGTAGTATTTAACTGCTGCCATGTTGGCCGCAGCGACGATCGCAACGCCTGCGAGTGCAGGAATCCACTGTGCGACGTCCGGAAACCAATAATTACAATAAATGCCGATTGCGGTGACCTCGGCCATGCCGACGGTGACCCAGAGGAACCAGTAACACCAGGCGGTCAGATAACCGACCAACGGATGAATGTATTTATGCGCATAGGTGGCGAAGGAACCGGTGACCGGTTCGAGGAACAGCATTTCGCCCATGATCCGCATAACGAAGAACATAACCATGCCGGCTAACGCATAGGCGAGAAGAACCGACGGTCCTGCCCACTTGATGGTGCTTGCCGAACCCATGAATAGACCTACGCCGATTGTGCCGCCCAAAGCGATCAGTTCGATATGACGCGCTTTAAGACCCCTGGTAAGTTGTTTCTCTTCCATACTCTCTTACCTCTCTCTTATCGTATA contains these protein-coding regions:
- a CDS encoding amino acid permease encodes the protein MEEKQLTRGLKARHIELIALGGTIGVGLFMGSASTIKWAGPSVLLAYALAGMVMFFVMRIMGEMLFLEPVTGSFATYAHKYIHPLVGYLTAWCYWFLWVTVGMAEVTAIGIYCNYWFPDVAQWIPALAGVAIVAAANMAAVKYYGEFEFWFALIKVAAIITMLVIGVGIIAFGIGNGGVPMGIGNLFNHGGFFPGGLEGFLFALCLVTAAYQGVELVGITAGEAEDPKNTLRKATKNIIWRILIFYIGAIFVILSIYPWNQIGTIGSPFVMTFAKVGIVAAAGIINFVVLTAAMSGCNSGIYSAGRMLYTLAQNGQAPKFFGKVSESGVPSNSIMTTIGCLLLGVFFNFIAPDSKLFIYIYSASILPGMIPWFVLAIAQLSFRKKWAAEMPNHPFKSPFYPISNYFTIVFLCCVLVGMWFNSDTQVSLIVGAVFCAIVIASYYIFGMGKRQTLH